The following are encoded in a window of Nakamurella sp. A5-74 genomic DNA:
- a CDS encoding ABC transporter ATP-binding protein, which produces MSHTSQHRGRPEPSVGTPAAPAEPDVLCTELVRVYATEGIEVQALQGLSLRVDRGELVAIIGASGSGKSTLLSILSGIDRPTAGRAVVAGFDLVALGRADRTRYQRSAVGFVWQQTARNLVPYLTGAQNISLVLSVAGVKRRRLRVAQLLALTGAHEQADKLPAEMSGGQQQRVAIAVALANDPRILLADEPTGELDEESTQLVLSTLRRVNEETGTTMIIVTHDADVSEHVRRTIRIRDGRIASETLRHHERAADGTPSTVAREFVVLDHVGRMQIPPESVRALGLADRVLLQTEQDRVVIRPAGELPPALPQTKDAGSDIFDGGDAR; this is translated from the coding sequence ATGAGCCACACGTCACAGCACCGGGGTCGTCCGGAGCCGTCGGTGGGCACGCCCGCCGCACCGGCCGAGCCGGACGTGCTGTGTACCGAGCTCGTGCGCGTCTACGCGACCGAGGGGATCGAGGTGCAGGCGCTGCAGGGACTCAGCCTGCGGGTCGATCGTGGGGAGCTGGTCGCCATCATCGGAGCCTCCGGCTCCGGGAAGTCGACGTTGTTGTCGATCCTGTCCGGCATCGATCGGCCCACCGCCGGTCGCGCTGTGGTGGCAGGGTTCGATCTCGTCGCGCTCGGCAGGGCCGACCGCACGCGCTACCAGCGCTCGGCGGTCGGGTTCGTCTGGCAGCAGACGGCACGCAACCTGGTCCCGTATCTCACCGGCGCACAGAACATCTCGCTGGTGTTGTCGGTGGCAGGGGTGAAGCGCCGGCGGCTGCGGGTGGCCCAGCTGCTGGCCCTGACCGGGGCGCATGAACAGGCCGACAAACTGCCCGCCGAGATGTCCGGCGGACAGCAGCAGCGGGTCGCGATCGCCGTCGCCTTGGCCAACGACCCGCGGATTCTGCTGGCTGACGAGCCCACCGGGGAGCTCGACGAGGAGTCGACCCAACTCGTGCTGAGCACACTCCGGAGGGTGAACGAGGAGACCGGAACGACGATGATCATCGTCACTCACGACGCCGACGTCTCCGAGCACGTCCGCCGTACGATCCGGATCCGCGACGGTCGGATCGCCTCGGAGACGTTGCGGCACCACGAACGTGCGGCCGACGGAACCCCGTCGACGGTGGCCAGGGAGTTCGTCGTGCTCGATCACGTCGGACGGATGCAGATCCCCCCCGAGTCGGTGCGGGCCCTGGGCCTGGCGGATCGGGTGTTGCTGCAGACCGAACAGGATCGGGTGGTGATCCGGCCGGCCGGCGAACTGCCGCCCGCGTTGCCGCAGACGAAGGACGCCGGCTCGGACATCTTCGACGGAGGCGATGCACGGTGA
- a CDS encoding carbohydrate ABC transporter permease, whose protein sequence is MTAIPTTAADTTPLAGVPEAPERDQQASTSRATTARTVRYVLLILFLIIILVPAYVMFVTSFKPAAEITTSRSWFLPQNWTLTGWSKAWDTLAAPMGRSLAIATIAAAISSMLGSLNGFVFAKWKFPGANIVFTLFLFGMFLPYPAIMIPLQQMLFNDFGLSQGVTTLIIVHTIFGIPICSLIFRNYYATAVPNEILEAARVDGAGMWRTYTSIVLPVSIPGFVVTLIWQFTSAWNDFLFALFLSSPNNGPATYALQQLSGAQNPDYGSSMAGALIASAPTLVIYIVLGRYFVSGLMSGSVK, encoded by the coding sequence ATGACTGCGATCCCCACCACCGCCGCAGACACCACCCCGCTGGCAGGGGTTCCGGAGGCCCCGGAGCGCGACCAGCAGGCATCCACCTCGCGGGCCACGACCGCCCGCACCGTGCGCTATGTGCTGCTGATCCTGTTCCTGATCATCATCCTGGTCCCGGCGTACGTCATGTTCGTGACCAGCTTCAAACCGGCCGCCGAGATCACCACCAGCCGCTCCTGGTTCCTACCGCAGAACTGGACGCTCACAGGCTGGTCGAAGGCCTGGGACACGCTCGCCGCGCCGATGGGTCGGTCGTTGGCGATCGCCACGATCGCTGCGGCGATCAGCTCGATGTTGGGCTCGCTCAACGGTTTCGTGTTCGCCAAGTGGAAGTTCCCCGGCGCGAACATCGTCTTCACCCTGTTCCTGTTCGGGATGTTCCTGCCGTACCCGGCGATCATGATCCCGTTGCAGCAGATGCTGTTCAACGACTTCGGACTGAGCCAGGGCGTCACCACGCTGATCATCGTGCACACGATCTTCGGCATCCCGATCTGCTCGCTGATCTTCCGGAACTACTACGCAACAGCGGTTCCCAACGAGATCCTCGAGGCAGCCAGGGTGGACGGCGCCGGAATGTGGCGGACCTACACCTCGATCGTGTTGCCGGTCTCGATCCCCGGATTCGTGGTCACGCTGATCTGGCAGTTCACCTCGGCCTGGAACGACTTCCTGTTCGCGCTGTTCCTCTCCAGCCCCAACAACGGTCCTGCGACCTACGCGCTGCAGCAACTCTCGGGTGCCCAGAACCCGGACTACGGCTCGAGCATGGCCGGTGCCTTGATCGCCTCCGCGCCGACGCTGGTGATCTACATCGTGCTCGGCCGCTACTTCGTCTCCGGCCTGATGTCGGGTTCGGTCAAGTAA
- a CDS encoding GyrI-like domain-containing protein gives MKSDFKKQIATYSSTRGTFEVVTVPKMQFLMIDGHGDPNTSPSYREALQTVYPVAYTLKFLSRNELGRDHVVMPLEALWWAQDMESFTAARDKSRWSWTTMIMIPEWITGEHWAAGLQTVERKGGAPALEAIRLELLDEGTAVQTLHVGPYDDEGPVLHRMHHEFVPANGFALTGKHHEIYLSDARRTAPDRLRTILRQPVIEQPRDVRTTQR, from the coding sequence GTGAAGAGCGACTTCAAGAAGCAGATCGCCACGTACTCCTCGACGCGGGGCACCTTCGAGGTCGTGACGGTGCCGAAGATGCAGTTCCTGATGATCGACGGCCACGGTGATCCCAACACCTCCCCGTCCTACCGGGAGGCGCTGCAGACGGTGTATCCGGTCGCCTACACGCTGAAGTTCCTCAGCAGGAACGAGCTCGGCCGCGACCACGTGGTGATGCCGCTCGAAGCGCTGTGGTGGGCGCAGGACATGGAGTCGTTCACTGCCGCTCGGGACAAGTCGCGCTGGAGTTGGACCACGATGATCATGATCCCGGAGTGGATCACCGGCGAGCACTGGGCCGCTGGGCTGCAGACCGTCGAGCGCAAGGGCGGTGCACCCGCGCTCGAGGCGATCCGGCTGGAACTGCTCGACGAGGGCACTGCCGTGCAGACCTTGCACGTGGGTCCGTACGACGACGAAGGGCCGGTGCTGCATCGGATGCACCACGAGTTCGTACCCGCCAACGGCTTCGCGCTCACCGGGAAGCACCACGAGATCTACCTGAGTGATGCCCGTCGCACCGCTCCCGATCGCCTGCGCACGATCCTGCGTCAGCCGGTGATCGAGCAACCCCGCGATGTTCGAACGACGCAACGGTGA
- a CDS encoding extracellular solute-binding protein: protein MRRTPLVAGIAAVGLLMAACGSSENSGSPGTISGATSPSSTAPTTDTASSTAPTSDGSSSATPSSGGDSSSAPAGTGGAGGDVGVFTWWADGSEKTGLDALVKVFNKQNPADKFVNLAVAGGAGSNAKTKLASDLQAGNPPDSFQGHAGAELTDYINAGQVEPVNDVIDALGGDKVFPKDLLDRLTVDGKIYSVPSNIHRANVVWSNSAVLKKAGIDATKAPADLAAWMADMDKVKATGVSTPLTLGGTWTQVELFETVLISDLGADGYNGLFDGSTKWDDAKVTTAIADYAKLLTYANTPADGDDWTPAIDMVIEGKGAYNVMGDWAVAEFAAKGKKDGTDYNYWAVPGQEGVYDFLADSFTLPKGAPNAAGTKDWLTTVGSAEGQQAFNLAKGSIPARTDVTDKGFPAYQQWAMGEFKKDTIVSSIAHGAAVNLGWNTAISQGISKFMSTKDQAGLQTDLVNAATDNSGN from the coding sequence ATGCGCCGTACCCCCTTGGTCGCCGGCATCGCCGCCGTCGGCCTCCTGATGGCCGCGTGTGGATCCAGCGAGAACTCCGGGTCGCCCGGCACCATTTCCGGTGCCACTTCCCCATCGAGCACTGCCCCGACCACTGACACGGCCTCCTCGACCGCGCCCACGAGCGATGGCAGCTCGTCCGCCACCCCGTCGAGTGGCGGCGACAGTTCGTCCGCCCCCGCGGGTACCGGTGGCGCCGGCGGCGACGTCGGTGTGTTCACCTGGTGGGCCGATGGCTCGGAGAAGACCGGCCTCGATGCCCTGGTGAAGGTGTTCAACAAGCAGAACCCGGCCGACAAGTTCGTCAACCTCGCCGTCGCCGGTGGTGCGGGCAGCAACGCCAAGACCAAGCTCGCTTCCGATCTGCAGGCCGGCAACCCGCCGGACTCGTTCCAGGGCCACGCCGGGGCCGAGCTGACCGACTACATCAACGCCGGTCAGGTCGAGCCGGTCAACGATGTCATCGACGCCCTCGGTGGGGACAAGGTGTTCCCGAAGGATCTGCTGGATCGCCTCACGGTCGATGGCAAGATCTATTCGGTTCCCTCGAACATCCACCGCGCCAACGTGGTGTGGAGCAACTCCGCTGTGCTCAAGAAGGCCGGCATCGACGCGACCAAGGCGCCTGCCGACCTGGCCGCCTGGATGGCGGACATGGACAAGGTGAAGGCAACCGGCGTCTCCACCCCGCTGACTCTGGGTGGTACCTGGACCCAGGTCGAGCTGTTCGAGACCGTGCTGATCTCGGATCTCGGTGCCGACGGCTACAACGGCCTGTTCGACGGGTCCACCAAGTGGGACGACGCCAAGGTGACCACCGCGATCGCCGACTACGCCAAGCTCCTCACCTACGCCAACACCCCGGCCGACGGTGACGACTGGACCCCCGCGATCGACATGGTCATCGAAGGTAAGGGTGCCTACAACGTCATGGGTGACTGGGCCGTCGCGGAGTTCGCTGCCAAGGGCAAGAAGGACGGCACCGACTACAACTACTGGGCCGTCCCGGGCCAGGAAGGCGTCTACGACTTCCTCGCCGACTCCTTCACTCTGCCCAAGGGTGCTCCGAACGCCGCCGGCACCAAGGACTGGCTGACGACGGTCGGCTCGGCCGAAGGCCAGCAGGCGTTCAACCTCGCCAAGGGCTCCATCCCGGCGCGCACCGACGTCACCGACAAGGGCTTCCCGGCCTACCAGCAGTGGGCCATGGGCGAGTTCAAGAAGGACACGATCGTCTCCTCGATCGCCCACGGTGCAGCGGTGAACCTGGGGTGGAACACCGCGATCAGCCAGGGGATCAGCAAGTTCATGTCGACCAAGGACCAGGCCGGTCTGCAGACCGATCTGGTGAATGCAGCCACCGACAATTCCGGTAACTGA
- a CDS encoding sugar ABC transporter permease yields MPTWVSGFLLVLPSIILIGVFIYYLIVRNFLTSLTNRNSNNLKLQVHKIGFDNYTRLIEDSNYQHAWYNLLVLTVAFIVGTMLFGIVWALLLEKGPKGEGLFRSVYLFPMAISFIASAVAWKWLLNPQTGDNAIGLNQLFQMAGLDGLQNAWFSSNSKFNMVAMAMPAIWQLSGYIMALFLAGFRGISDDQREAARMDGASEYKVYRYVLFPQLSPVALSALIIVGHMSMKMFDLIYALAGSNSYVAGVPSTLLWSQLSTYKYGLAGANSTIILVIVAIFVVPYLVYTRRVEKKAGS; encoded by the coding sequence ATGCCCACCTGGGTCTCCGGTTTCCTGTTGGTGTTGCCGTCGATCATCCTGATCGGTGTTTTCATCTACTACCTGATCGTCCGCAACTTCCTGACGTCGCTGACGAATCGCAACTCGAACAACCTGAAGCTGCAGGTCCACAAGATCGGGTTCGACAACTACACCCGGTTGATCGAGGACTCCAACTACCAGCACGCCTGGTACAACCTGTTGGTCCTGACCGTGGCGTTCATCGTCGGCACGATGCTCTTCGGGATCGTCTGGGCTCTGCTGCTGGAGAAGGGCCCCAAGGGCGAGGGGCTGTTCCGTTCCGTCTACCTGTTCCCGATGGCGATCTCGTTCATCGCATCGGCAGTCGCCTGGAAGTGGTTGCTGAACCCGCAGACCGGCGACAACGCGATCGGGCTGAACCAGCTGTTCCAGATGGCCGGACTGGACGGTCTGCAGAATGCCTGGTTCTCCTCCAACTCGAAGTTCAACATGGTGGCGATGGCGATGCCAGCCATCTGGCAGCTCTCCGGGTACATCATGGCGTTGTTCCTGGCAGGGTTCCGCGGGATCTCCGACGACCAGCGCGAGGCAGCCCGGATGGACGGGGCGAGCGAGTACAAGGTGTACCGCTACGTACTTTTCCCGCAGCTCTCGCCGGTCGCGCTGTCCGCGTTGATCATCGTCGGACACATGTCGATGAAGATGTTCGACCTGATCTATGCGCTGGCCGGATCGAACTCGTACGTGGCCGGTGTCCCCTCAACGCTGCTGTGGTCCCAACTCAGCACCTACAAGTACGGCCTCGCAGGAGCGAACTCGACGATCATCCTGGTCATCGTCGCGATCTTCGTGGTGCCGTACCTGGTCTATACCCGTCGGGTCGAGAAGAAGGCCGGATCATGA
- a CDS encoding ROK family transcriptional regulator produces MTIDDDVERRGAGRASPLRDASRRLILETLSAGTPISQVDLVRTTGLSRSTVASVVAELTAEDRLVTTGRGHLDGRGRPPKLLALAAGTGVVAALDLGHAHLGVAVADLAGTVLSERRVPMDIDSSADAAVDAGVQLLREMLVEHHDSGRPKSVVIGVPGPVRRSTGQLLSGTILPGWVGSQPAEDFAAALGQPVILENDANLGAVGEHVYGRGRGVRDLMFVKVSTGIGAGMILNGSLYRGSRGTSGEIGHVQVSEDGALCRCGSRGCLETISSADAALGLLRQAHGRELTLEDALQIVADGDPGAVRLFTDMGTAIGRVIAAVAANLDPELVIIGGPLASNPGPLLDGISAAVRRYTQPYVSVQLVVAAGELGSRASLLGAVATAVQVAADRASNR; encoded by the coding sequence GTGACCATTGACGACGACGTCGAGCGCCGCGGCGCGGGGCGTGCCTCCCCGCTCCGCGACGCCAGTCGTCGGTTGATCCTGGAGACGTTGTCGGCGGGAACACCGATCAGCCAGGTGGATCTGGTCAGGACCACCGGACTGTCCAGATCAACGGTTGCTTCGGTGGTGGCCGAGCTGACCGCCGAGGACCGGCTCGTGACGACCGGTCGGGGACACCTCGACGGTCGGGGCCGACCGCCCAAGTTGCTGGCACTGGCGGCCGGAACAGGGGTTGTCGCCGCGCTCGATCTCGGGCACGCGCATCTGGGAGTCGCGGTCGCGGACCTGGCCGGAACGGTGTTGTCGGAGCGCCGGGTCCCGATGGACATCGATTCGTCGGCCGACGCAGCTGTCGACGCGGGTGTGCAGTTGCTGCGGGAGATGTTGGTGGAGCACCACGATTCGGGGAGGCCCAAGTCGGTCGTGATCGGGGTGCCCGGACCCGTACGACGCTCCACCGGCCAGCTGCTGTCGGGCACCATCCTGCCCGGTTGGGTCGGCTCGCAACCCGCTGAGGACTTCGCGGCAGCGCTGGGCCAACCCGTCATCCTGGAGAACGACGCCAACCTGGGTGCGGTCGGTGAGCACGTGTACGGCCGGGGGCGGGGCGTGCGGGATCTGATGTTCGTCAAGGTGTCGACGGGAATCGGTGCCGGAATGATCCTCAACGGCTCGCTCTACCGGGGCAGCCGCGGTACCTCAGGGGAGATCGGCCACGTCCAGGTGAGCGAGGACGGCGCGCTGTGTCGTTGCGGCAGCCGCGGGTGCCTGGAGACCATCTCCTCGGCCGACGCCGCCCTGGGCCTGCTGCGTCAGGCGCACGGTCGGGAACTCACCCTGGAGGACGCACTGCAGATCGTCGCCGACGGCGACCCGGGCGCGGTGCGGCTGTTCACCGACATGGGCACGGCGATCGGCAGGGTGATCGCCGCGGTCGCGGCCAACCTGGACCCGGAGCTGGTGATCATCGGGGGGCCACTGGCCAGCAACCCCGGGCCGCTGCTCGACGGGATCAGTGCAGCGGTGCGTCGCTACACCCAGCCCTACGTGTCGGTGCAGCTCGTCGTCGCCGCCGGCGAGCTCGGGTCGCGCGCATCGCTGTTGGGGGCGGTCGCCACCGCCGTCCAGGTGGCCGCCGACCGTGCGTCGAATCGCTGA
- a CDS encoding ABC transporter ATP-binding protein, protein MSTERPLLQADGVTRVFRTGAGEVVAVDHVDLMVGRGELVVLIGPSGAGKSTLLNLLAGLDRPTDGRVLLDGNDYAALSDVELAALRRDRIGYVFQAFGLLPMLSARENVEIPLRLTRTAVPERDRRVVAILTEMGLAGHLDQRPGELSGGQQQRVALARALAGEPQLILADEPTAQLDSATAGRILALIHDLVRERGVAAVVTTHDPALIDLADRVIELRGGRARDREHPAAPIVPAADMSPRTDEIPVVGGHRLQREGGRHAAD, encoded by the coding sequence GTGTCAACCGAGCGGCCGCTGCTGCAGGCCGACGGTGTCACCAGGGTCTTCCGTACCGGTGCCGGTGAGGTGGTGGCCGTCGACCACGTCGACCTGATGGTGGGTCGTGGCGAGCTGGTGGTGTTGATCGGGCCGTCCGGCGCCGGCAAGTCGACGTTGTTGAACCTGCTCGCCGGACTGGACAGACCCACCGACGGACGGGTCCTGTTGGACGGCAACGACTATGCCGCCCTGTCCGACGTGGAACTCGCCGCGCTGCGGCGCGATCGGATCGGGTACGTCTTCCAGGCTTTCGGTCTGTTGCCGATGCTGTCCGCACGGGAGAACGTCGAGATCCCGTTGCGCCTCACCAGGACTGCAGTTCCCGAGCGCGACCGTCGGGTGGTCGCGATCCTCACCGAGATGGGTCTGGCTGGGCACCTCGACCAACGACCGGGCGAATTGTCCGGTGGTCAGCAACAACGGGTCGCGTTGGCGCGGGCTCTGGCGGGCGAGCCGCAACTGATCCTCGCCGACGAGCCGACGGCGCAGCTCGACAGTGCAACGGCCGGTCGGATCCTGGCACTGATCCACGATCTGGTGCGCGAGCGAGGAGTGGCCGCCGTCGTCACCACCCACGACCCGGCACTCATCGACCTGGCGGATCGGGTGATCGAGCTGCGTGGTGGACGGGCGAGGGATCGGGAGCACCCTGCTGCGCCGATCGTGCCGGCTGCGGACATGTCGCCGCGGACCGACGAGATCCCGGTGGTGGGCGGTCACCGGCTGCAGCGCGAGGGCGGTCGACACGCGGCCGACTGA
- a CDS encoding FtsX-like permease family protein — MNREPLARIGFAARQLRADAGPATLLLVLVAVLAALVSGGPSLIRSFADQEVRQAATDLSLLDRSLSEQTTIPLPYVGGPAALPADQRWWGPLEQRLAEIRADFPAPVRDLVGEARFLSRTGRVAVDKYAGQQFDQLLQFDSDPFVTEHLRLAQGRWPRVLPAVPDQLPPLEMVLGGPAALRLQWNVGTSRSVAGRTVTLVGVAAEQPVDPEFLSIEPNALTALVIDDGNAPIRLVAVAFLADGAWDAGVLFDDNGGITGRLWYPTQVEKLDTTGVPELVSQLRRVTGLRVELGAPGADSANSLQLSTELSGALVAALARADAAGSVQWVAMSGPFGAAIAVLVLGLQAFARRRMEVTTLLVDRGAARSTVRTIALAQGLLIGVPGAVVGVLAVRTFASWPVPWWAVLIGLLVMLVAPVYLAAVAAPGRSRRARADLTTTGSRSRWVAEAIVIVLAALSVTLLLTGALDPAEASDAASGGSDLLVLLAPILSILAVCVLTLRLYPVPLLLIRSVTRRRRGLVAHLGVTRSLREPAVGLPLILACLTGVTVATFSVTMLSTIDRGIADAAARAAGSDLTMTGAPTFPSVIELAGTAPGVRSVATLGDAGPVDIDVGGRTSRAELFFGDTAALSRVLADVPRAAVIPGGMAADVAAGAPVPVVTSSGLGASAGGGITVKGEPAAVVGAGDFLPQASGEWILVDSAHVAALVAGRATGSVLLMSLQPGADSQPTSDFLNRKIPTLEGVLPANFDGTTSGNLLFSSPSASERQLSQVPTVEGMRVVLTVITILSAILTVLAVLVLAVGGTRQRSRLLAMLRLLGLRPRQAAALSAWEQGPPVITAVVVGGGFGLVLAVLVQRAVDLRAFTGDVLAPNFSLDGDRLLVMAGGFAVAVVMAVGLSAVLSGRAAAGSILRGEP, encoded by the coding sequence GTGAACCGTGAACCGTTGGCGCGCATCGGATTCGCCGCCCGTCAGCTGCGCGCAGACGCCGGACCGGCGACGCTGTTGCTGGTTCTCGTGGCAGTGCTGGCCGCGCTGGTCAGTGGAGGACCGTCGCTGATCCGCTCGTTCGCCGACCAGGAGGTTCGGCAAGCGGCCACGGATCTGTCGTTGCTGGATCGTTCCCTGTCGGAGCAGACCACGATCCCGCTGCCGTACGTCGGCGGCCCGGCCGCGCTGCCCGCCGACCAGCGGTGGTGGGGACCCCTCGAGCAGCGCCTGGCCGAGATCAGGGCGGACTTCCCCGCTCCCGTCCGGGACCTGGTGGGCGAGGCGCGGTTCCTGTCCAGGACTGGAAGGGTGGCAGTGGACAAGTACGCCGGTCAGCAGTTCGATCAGCTGCTGCAGTTCGACTCCGATCCTTTCGTCACCGAGCACCTGCGACTTGCGCAGGGACGGTGGCCGCGCGTGCTTCCCGCCGTCCCTGACCAGCTTCCGCCGTTGGAGATGGTGCTGGGTGGGCCCGCTGCACTGCGGCTGCAGTGGAACGTCGGCACCTCCCGGTCGGTGGCCGGTCGAACGGTGACGCTGGTCGGAGTGGCTGCCGAGCAGCCGGTCGATCCGGAGTTCCTGAGCATCGAACCCAACGCGCTGACCGCCCTGGTCATCGACGACGGCAATGCACCGATCCGACTGGTTGCTGTCGCCTTCCTGGCTGACGGCGCCTGGGATGCCGGCGTACTCTTCGACGACAACGGCGGAATCACCGGTCGGCTCTGGTACCCGACGCAGGTCGAGAAGCTCGACACCACAGGCGTTCCGGAGCTCGTCAGCCAATTGCGCAGGGTCACCGGCCTTCGGGTCGAACTGGGCGCACCGGGTGCCGACTCGGCGAACTCCCTGCAACTGTCGACCGAGCTCTCGGGCGCGCTGGTGGCCGCTCTGGCGCGAGCCGACGCGGCCGGTTCCGTGCAGTGGGTGGCGATGTCGGGGCCGTTCGGCGCGGCGATCGCCGTGCTCGTCCTCGGGCTGCAGGCATTCGCCAGACGCCGGATGGAGGTCACCACCCTGCTCGTCGACCGAGGAGCCGCACGATCGACGGTGCGCACCATCGCTCTGGCCCAGGGCCTGCTGATCGGGGTACCTGGTGCGGTGGTCGGCGTGCTCGCCGTTCGGACCTTCGCCTCCTGGCCGGTCCCGTGGTGGGCGGTGCTCATCGGGCTGCTGGTCATGCTGGTCGCGCCGGTGTACCTGGCCGCTGTCGCCGCGCCGGGCCGATCGCGGCGAGCCCGTGCTGACCTGACCACCACCGGATCCCGATCGCGGTGGGTCGCGGAAGCGATCGTCATCGTGCTGGCCGCGCTGTCGGTCACGTTGTTGCTGACCGGCGCGCTGGACCCGGCGGAGGCATCCGATGCCGCCTCCGGGGGATCTGATCTGCTGGTGTTGCTCGCACCGATCCTGTCGATCCTGGCCGTGTGCGTGCTCACGCTGCGGCTGTACCCGGTGCCGTTGCTGCTGATCAGGTCGGTGACCCGGCGCCGACGTGGGTTGGTGGCCCATCTCGGCGTCACCCGGTCGTTGCGCGAGCCGGCGGTGGGTCTGCCGTTGATCCTGGCCTGTCTGACGGGTGTCACCGTTGCCACGTTCTCGGTGACGATGCTGTCCACGATCGACCGGGGGATCGCCGACGCCGCAGCACGAGCGGCCGGATCGGACCTCACGATGACCGGAGCGCCGACCTTCCCGAGCGTCATCGAGTTGGCCGGGACCGCGCCGGGCGTTCGGAGCGTCGCCACCCTCGGAGACGCAGGACCGGTCGACATCGACGTCGGCGGCCGGACGTCGCGGGCCGAGCTGTTCTTCGGCGACACCGCAGCGCTGTCCAGGGTGCTCGCCGATGTGCCGCGCGCCGCCGTGATCCCCGGCGGGATGGCAGCGGATGTCGCCGCGGGCGCCCCCGTCCCGGTGGTGACCTCCAGCGGGCTCGGAGCGTCGGCGGGCGGGGGCATCACGGTCAAGGGCGAACCCGCTGCCGTGGTCGGCGCAGGGGATTTCCTGCCGCAGGCGTCGGGGGAGTGGATCCTCGTCGACTCCGCACACGTCGCCGCGCTGGTAGCCGGCAGGGCGACCGGCTCGGTGCTGCTGATGTCGCTGCAACCGGGAGCCGACTCGCAGCCGACCAGTGACTTCCTGAACCGGAAGATTCCCACTCTGGAAGGGGTGTTGCCGGCCAACTTCGACGGCACCACATCGGGGAACCTGCTGTTCAGCTCCCCCAGCGCGAGCGAACGGCAACTGTCACAGGTCCCGACGGTCGAGGGGATGCGGGTGGTGCTGACCGTCATCACGATCCTCTCGGCGATCCTCACCGTGCTCGCGGTGCTCGTGCTGGCCGTTGGCGGAACGCGTCAGCGCTCGAGGTTGCTGGCGATGTTGCGGTTGCTGGGCTTGCGGCCCCGGCAGGCGGCGGCACTGAGCGCGTGGGAACAGGGACCGCCGGTGATCACCGCGGTGGTGGTCGGGGGCGGTTTCGGCCTCGTGTTGGCGGTGTTGGTGCAGCGTGCGGTCGACCTGCGGGCCTTCACCGGCGACGTGCTCGCGCCGAACTTCTCCCTGGACGGCGACCGGCTGCTGGTGATGGCCGGCGGGTTCGCGGTTGCGGTGGTGATGGCGGTCGGACTGTCTGCGGTGCTGAGCGGGCGGGCCGCGGCAGGGTCGATCCTGCGGGGTGAACCCTGA